In Erigeron canadensis isolate Cc75 chromosome 6, C_canadensis_v1, whole genome shotgun sequence, the following are encoded in one genomic region:
- the LOC122603878 gene encoding serine/threonine-protein kinase D6PKL2-like, producing the protein MEPPWIDDIADDLQSISFNSTTTTTTTATDINRSTSSSSETTWTTATNSSRTTITTTKPSSGDPCWNAIHSEPNNGNGLSLADLRFIHRLGAGDIGSVYLSEIKKSSSSMKNAVFAAKVMDKRELARRNKEGRAKTEKEILEMLEHPFLPTLYASLESPKWSCLLTEFCPGGDLHVLRQRQPFKRFPDSAVRFYASEVVVAIEYLHMLDIVYRDLKPENVLVRTDGHIMLTDFDLSLKCDLTASTPAQVFSGQNGLNPLPPLFFDPPKVTSSSCILPNCRIPSVSCLNPMRRRKKKPGNHSGPQFVAEPVDVRSMSFVGTHEYLAPEIVSGEGHGSAVDWWTLGIFMFELFYGFTPFRGMDNELTLANIVARALEFPKDPVIPAMAKDLISQLLVKDPVGRLGSTMGASAIKQHGFFQGVNWALLRCTTPPYVPPPYNRREVVSDDSCSDTPVEYY; encoded by the exons ATGGAACCACCATGGATCGACGACATCGCCGACGACCTCCAAAGCATAAGCTTCaattccaccaccaccaccaccacaaccgcCACCGATATCAACCGGAGCACAAGCTCCAGTTCCGAAACCACGTGGACAACCGCCACTAACTCTTCACGTACCACCATAACCACCACAAAACCATCATCAGGAGACCCCTGTTGGAATGCTATACATTCTGAGCCCAATAATGGCAACGGTTTATCTCTTGCTGACCTCCGGTTCATTCACAGGCTCGGTGCGGGTGATATCGGGTCGGTTTATTTATcagaaattaaaaaatcatcatcatcaatgaaGAATGCGGTTTTTGCGGCTAAAGTAATGGATAAAAGGGAACTGGCGAGACGAAATAAAGAAGGAAGGGCCAAAACAGAGAAAGAGATATTGGAAATGTTGGAACATCCTTTTTTGCCTACCTTGTATGCCTCTTTAGAGTCGCCTAAATGGTCGTGTCTTTTGACTGAGTTTTGTCCCGGTGGTGATCTTCATGTCCTCCGTCAACGTCAGCCTTTCAAACGCTTCCCTGATTCCGCCGTCAG GTTTTACGCATCGGAGGTAGTAGTAGCTATTGAGTATCTTCACATGCTAGACATTGTTTACCGAGATCTCAAACCCGAAAATGTTTTAGTCCGAACCGATGGTCACATTATGCTTACCGATTTTGACCTCTCTTTAAAATGTGACCTTACTGCCTCCACCCCGGCTCAAGTTTTCTCGGGTCAAAACGGCCTGAACCCTCTACCACCATTATTTTTCGACCCACCTAAAGTGACATCCTCCTCATGCATTTTACCAAATTGTAGAATCCCATCGGTCTCGTGCCTTAATCCCATGAGAAGACGCAAGAAAAAGCCTGGGAACCACTCTGGCCCGCAATTTGTAGCCGAGCCAGTAGACGTGCGTTCTATGTCATTTGTTGGGACGCACGAGTATCTAGCACCCGAGATTGTGTCGGGGGAGGGGCATGGAAGTGCGGTGGATTGGTGGACGTTAGGGATTTTTATGTTTGAACTTTTTTATGGTTTTACGCCTTTTAGAGGGATGGATAATGAGTTAACGTTAGCGAATATTGTAGCTCGTGCTCTCGAGTTCCCTAAAGATCCCGTGATCCCGGCTATGGCTAAGGATTTAATATCTCAGTTGTTGGTTAAAGACCCGGTTGGGAGATTAGGGTCTACTATGGGCGCCTCGGCTATCAAACAACACGGGTTCTTTCAAGGTGTGAATTGGGCACTTTTGAGATGCACCACACCACCTTATGTTCCTCCGCCGTATAACAGGCGTGAAGTTGTGTCGGATGATAGTTGTTCTGACACTCCCGTGGAATATTATTAG